In one window of Bifidobacterium sp. WK041_4_12 DNA:
- a CDS encoding heavy metal translocating P-type ATPase encodes MTTAIAVIIAAVLTAVVALYFFAPKKAQEASDEGDVQLARIEVKGGYAPSHIAVQSGKPIRLVFDRKEAGECSSHVVFSDLGIDQALPAYETTTLELPALAAGEYPFACGMNMLHGMLEVRGGEKPSNAESGESAVSFAVPQHAEHEVSRTIGGEVPDMHQRRAADWRGDQGADDAEGDSANETTQSAGLNDDSRAQEIHDLWIRLIVGIIFTVPVFAAAMLHPFLGHMIPSFLMNPWVQLVLTLPVMFYSGWPVHRTGWLAMAHRSAEMNSLVALGTATSFIYSVVVTVAPAVVPAGSREPYFEAVGTIITLMILGQLLETKARAGTGDAIKRLISLQPATAHIVHNPDSENEQIEEIPVEKVQAGDVILIRPGEKFPVDGSVLSGETSVDESMITGESMPVHKSKGDDVIGATMNAHGSLRYRATKLGKDSVLSHIVGLVRSAQASKAPIQRLADRIAQYFVPAVMIIAIWTFAIWWIFGPAPQAVHGLVAAVSVLVIACPCALGIATPLSVTIGTGKGAQAGVLIRSAAALESLHGLKVLVLDKTGTITEGKPTVTDILPKDLDDQTLALIASAEQNSEHPLAQAIVERAQQSSASLHKAERFTAVAGQGIVAEVGDHRVVVGNATMLKHQHIPVEGTNAEDLLKQSRKLAAEGKTPVAAAIDGTLVAVMAIADAVKEDSKSAVSELKQRGIDIYMITGDGRNTAESIARQVGIEHVIAEVLPEGKAAKIKELQRNNTVVGMVGDGINDAPALAQANIGIAIGTGTDIAIESSDVTLMSGKLTGVVTAIDLSRATMRNIRENLAFAFGYNTLGIPIGAGVLFPFTGLLLNPMIAGAAMAFSSLSVVINANRLRSPHGKDRDVHTATERRSSLDTSEETATYMADIHMADARIADTHMADNRTRSKGDSAMVATAESTVQDPVCGMNVNIQDAAATRTVDGKQYAFCSDHCAVEFDNNPERYTKA; translated from the coding sequence ATGACAACGGCGATAGCGGTGATTATTGCAGCGGTGCTGACGGCTGTGGTGGCGCTGTATTTCTTCGCGCCGAAGAAGGCGCAGGAGGCATCCGACGAGGGAGATGTGCAGCTTGCTCGCATTGAAGTCAAGGGTGGCTATGCCCCTTCACATATAGCAGTGCAGTCTGGGAAGCCTATCAGACTGGTTTTCGATCGCAAGGAAGCCGGTGAATGCTCCTCGCATGTGGTCTTTTCCGACCTGGGCATAGATCAGGCGCTGCCTGCATATGAGACGACGACCTTGGAACTTCCAGCGCTTGCTGCAGGAGAGTACCCATTCGCATGCGGCATGAACATGCTGCATGGCATGCTCGAGGTCCGTGGCGGCGAGAAACCCAGCAATGCCGAGAGTGGTGAAAGCGCCGTTAGCTTCGCTGTGCCGCAGCACGCAGAACATGAGGTCTCGCGTACCATCGGTGGCGAAGTGCCGGACATGCATCAGCGCCGGGCAGCCGACTGGCGTGGAGATCAAGGCGCAGATGACGCAGAAGGTGATAGTGCTAACGAAACAACTCAGTCTGCAGGGCTGAACGATGACAGCCGTGCCCAGGAAATTCATGACCTGTGGATTCGTCTGATCGTTGGCATCATCTTCACTGTGCCTGTGTTCGCTGCCGCAATGCTGCACCCGTTCCTCGGTCATATGATTCCTTCATTCCTGATGAATCCATGGGTTCAGCTTGTTCTGACCTTGCCTGTCATGTTCTATTCCGGCTGGCCTGTGCATCGCACGGGTTGGTTGGCGATGGCGCATCGTTCTGCGGAAATGAACTCCTTGGTTGCCTTGGGAACGGCCACCTCGTTTATCTACAGCGTGGTGGTGACCGTAGCCCCGGCCGTCGTTCCTGCCGGTTCTCGGGAGCCATATTTCGAAGCTGTCGGAACCATCATCACCCTGATGATTCTCGGACAGCTCCTTGAAACCAAAGCGCGCGCAGGAACCGGAGATGCCATCAAGAGGCTTATCAGCCTTCAACCCGCGACGGCTCACATCGTGCACAATCCTGACTCAGAGAATGAACAGATCGAGGAGATTCCAGTCGAGAAGGTTCAGGCAGGTGATGTTATTCTCATACGTCCCGGTGAGAAATTCCCGGTTGATGGTTCGGTTCTTTCAGGTGAGACCAGCGTTGACGAATCCATGATTACCGGCGAATCGATGCCGGTCCACAAATCCAAAGGCGACGACGTTATCGGTGCCACGATGAATGCCCATGGTTCACTTCGGTACAGGGCCACCAAGCTAGGCAAGGATTCAGTGCTGTCGCACATCGTTGGTCTAGTGCGTAGCGCGCAGGCTTCAAAGGCCCCGATTCAACGGCTCGCTGACCGCATAGCGCAGTATTTCGTGCCTGCTGTCATGATTATTGCAATATGGACTTTCGCTATCTGGTGGATCTTCGGACCAGCACCACAGGCGGTGCATGGTCTCGTTGCAGCGGTTTCCGTTCTGGTGATCGCATGCCCTTGTGCTCTCGGCATTGCCACGCCATTGTCGGTTACCATAGGCACCGGCAAAGGCGCTCAGGCAGGTGTGCTGATTCGTTCAGCGGCTGCGTTGGAATCATTGCACGGTCTCAAAGTCCTGGTGCTTGACAAGACCGGAACCATAACCGAAGGAAAGCCCACGGTAACCGATATCCTGCCGAAGGATCTCGATGACCAGACACTTGCCTTGATAGCGTCTGCCGAGCAAAATTCCGAACACCCTCTGGCTCAGGCCATTGTCGAGAGGGCTCAGCAATCCTCCGCATCCTTGCACAAGGCAGAACGCTTCACTGCCGTAGCTGGGCAAGGCATCGTTGCCGAGGTGGGCGACCACAGAGTCGTTGTCGGGAATGCGACGATGTTGAAGCATCAGCACATCCCTGTTGAAGGCACGAATGCCGAGGATTTGCTCAAACAGTCACGGAAGCTGGCCGCAGAGGGGAAGACCCCGGTTGCTGCGGCGATAGACGGGACTCTGGTGGCGGTCATGGCAATCGCCGATGCCGTCAAGGAGGATTCCAAGAGTGCCGTCAGCGAGTTGAAGCAGCGTGGCATCGATATCTACATGATCACCGGCGACGGAAGGAACACTGCCGAATCAATCGCACGGCAGGTTGGCATCGAACATGTCATTGCCGAGGTTCTGCCAGAAGGCAAGGCCGCGAAGATCAAGGAATTGCAGCGCAACAATACGGTTGTTGGCATGGTCGGCGACGGCATTAACGACGCCCCAGCCCTGGCACAGGCGAATATCGGTATCGCAATCGGAACTGGAACAGACATTGCCATCGAATCATCTGACGTCACGCTGATGTCCGGCAAACTGACTGGCGTGGTGACGGCGATTGATCTGTCGCGGGCAACGATGCGCAACATCAGAGAGAACCTGGCGTTCGCCTTTGGCTATAACACGCTCGGCATTCCGATTGGCGCGGGAGTATTGTTCCCATTCACCGGATTGTTGCTGAACCCGATGATAGCGGGTGCGGCGATGGCATTCTCTTCGCTTTCCGTCGTGATCAATGCCAACCGTCTGCGTTCGCCGCATGGGAAGGATCGTGACGTTCATACGGCAACAGAACGCAGATCATCGCTGGACACGAGTGAAGAAACAGCAACCTATATGGCAGATATCCACATGGCAGATGCCCGCATAGCAGATACCCACATGGCAGATAATCGAACACGTAGCAAAGGAGACAGTGCAATGGTAGCAACGGCAGAATCCACGGTACAAGACCCAGTATGCGGAATGAATGTCAATATTCAAGACGCGGCAGCAACGAGAACTGTAGACGGAAAGCAATACGCTTTCTGCAGCGATCATTGCGCGGTCGAATTTGACAACAATCCCGAGCGATACACCAAGGCGTGA
- a CDS encoding ABC transporter ATP-binding protein — protein sequence MAEVVFEHVTRIYPGNDKPSVDDLNLDIKDGEFLVLVGPSGCGKSTTLRMLAGLEEVNKGRILIGGKDVTTMQPKDRDIAMVFQNYALYPHMTVADNMGFALKIAGTPKNEIRQRVEKAAEILDLTEYLDRKPKALSGGQRQRVAMGRAIVREPKVFLMDEPLSNLDAKLRVQTRTQIAALQRQLGVTTLYVTHDQTEALTMGDRIAVIKLGLLQQVGRPTELYDRPANVFVAGFIGSPSMNLNIHPVVNGQAKIGDDTISLPKEAVDKLTPEDNNKIVLGFRPEDASLAGSTEADAFSLKVANVEDLGSDGYIYGHILTDDSAAEDATMMSDQNNMTTVRVSPRELPAVGATVKIHIDPAKMHLFSTATELRLN from the coding sequence ATGGCAGAAGTGGTATTCGAGCATGTTACTCGTATTTACCCAGGCAACGATAAGCCTTCGGTAGATGATTTGAATCTAGATATCAAGGATGGGGAATTCCTGGTTCTCGTTGGCCCTTCCGGTTGCGGTAAGTCAACTACGCTGAGAATGCTTGCAGGACTTGAGGAAGTCAACAAGGGTCGTATCCTCATTGGTGGCAAGGATGTCACCACGATGCAGCCCAAGGATCGCGATATAGCCATGGTGTTCCAGAACTATGCGCTGTATCCTCATATGACCGTTGCAGACAACATGGGCTTCGCCCTGAAGATTGCCGGTACTCCCAAGAACGAGATTCGTCAGCGTGTTGAAAAGGCAGCTGAGATTCTCGATTTGACCGAGTATCTCGACCGCAAGCCGAAGGCACTGTCCGGTGGTCAGCGTCAGCGTGTGGCCATGGGTCGTGCAATCGTCCGTGAGCCTAAAGTCTTCCTTATGGATGAGCCTCTCTCCAATCTGGATGCCAAGCTTCGTGTCCAGACACGTACCCAGATCGCAGCACTGCAGCGTCAGCTCGGTGTTACCACCCTCTACGTGACACACGACCAGACCGAAGCGCTGACGATGGGCGACCGCATCGCCGTCATCAAGCTTGGACTGCTCCAACAGGTCGGCCGTCCGACCGAACTCTATGATCGTCCAGCCAATGTCTTCGTTGCTGGCTTCATCGGCTCACCTTCCATGAACCTGAACATCCACCCAGTCGTGAATGGCCAGGCCAAGATTGGTGATGACACGATCAGCCTTCCCAAGGAAGCCGTTGACAAGCTCACGCCCGAGGACAATAACAAGATTGTTCTTGGATTCCGTCCAGAAGATGCCTCCCTCGCAGGCTCAACCGAAGCAGATGCGTTCTCGCTGAAGGTCGCAAACGTTGAGGATCTCGGTTCCGATGGGTACATCTATGGGCATATTCTGACCGACGATTCGGCTGCTGAGGACGCGACGATGATGTCCGATCAGAACAACATGACAACCGTCCGCGTGTCTCCTCGCGAGCTCCCAGCGGTTGGCGCAACAGTGAAGATTCACATCGATCCAGCGAAGATGCATCTCTTCTCCACTGCAACCGAACTGCGTCTGAACTAA
- the rlmB gene encoding 23S rRNA (guanosine(2251)-2'-O)-methyltransferase RlmB — MAIKKGPTKGSGGKHRSKLRGKGPTPKAEDRTYHKAYKAKKAYERRSASDPRLAARRRAARYTSDSDDLVFGRNSVLEALRVGVPSTQLYIASRLEHDDRTREIVRLAGLAGLNLLEADHYEMDRIAHSSNHQGVVLKVQPYEYSSLQNLVEHAEKKSRAMDGASEKSKIQAKPLFIALDNVTDPQNLGAVIRSAAAFGASGVIIPERRSASVTAAAWKVSAGAAAHMPVARVVNMTRALEGLKERGYYTVGLDGGGSSVVGETGFERDPLVVVLGSEGEGLSRLVRQTCDVIAGIPISSMVESLNASVAAGISLYAVAKARNE; from the coding sequence ATGGCTATTAAGAAAGGTCCGACCAAGGGTTCGGGCGGGAAGCATCGCAGCAAACTGCGCGGAAAAGGTCCCACCCCAAAGGCAGAGGACCGCACATATCACAAGGCATATAAGGCGAAGAAGGCGTACGAGCGCCGTAGCGCTTCTGATCCTAGACTTGCTGCGCGCCGTCGCGCGGCTCGTTACACTTCGGATTCAGACGATCTGGTTTTTGGTCGTAACTCGGTTCTTGAGGCGCTGCGGGTCGGTGTCCCATCGACTCAGCTCTATATCGCAAGTCGGCTCGAGCATGATGATCGCACGCGCGAAATCGTGCGTCTCGCTGGCTTGGCTGGATTGAATCTGCTTGAGGCTGACCACTATGAGATGGATCGCATCGCGCATTCCAGCAACCATCAGGGCGTGGTGCTGAAGGTTCAGCCATATGAATATTCTTCATTGCAGAATCTTGTCGAGCATGCCGAAAAGAAGTCTCGGGCCATGGACGGCGCATCGGAAAAATCCAAGATCCAGGCTAAGCCGCTGTTCATTGCGCTCGACAATGTAACCGATCCACAGAATCTGGGAGCGGTGATTCGTTCCGCCGCTGCGTTCGGAGCTTCAGGCGTCATCATTCCAGAGCGCAGAAGTGCTTCAGTGACGGCTGCCGCATGGAAGGTTTCTGCCGGTGCCGCAGCGCATATGCCCGTTGCCCGAGTCGTGAATATGACCCGAGCACTCGAAGGCTTGAAAGAGCGCGGATACTATACCGTCGGTCTCGATGGCGGTGGCTCGTCGGTGGTTGGCGAGACTGGCTTCGAACGTGACCCGTTGGTCGTTGTTCTGGGCTCCGAAGGTGAAGGTCTGAGCAGACTCGTGCGGCAGACCTGCGATGTTATCGCCGGAATCCCGATCAGTTCGATGGTCGAGTCTCTTAACGCCTCGGTTGCCGCAGGAATCAGCTTGTATGCGGTCGCGAAGGCACGAAACGAGTAA
- the dcd gene encoding dCTP deaminase codes for MLLSDRDIKAAYQEKRISLDPWTPEMVQPASVDVRLDRFFRVFNNHEYTYVDPSEDQGQLTEQFEVRNGDPWILHPGEFVLGSTWEYIKLDASIAARLEGKSSLGRLGILTHSTAGFVDPGFEGHITLELSNVSTLPVKLWPGMKIGQMCFFSLSSPAENPYGSTGVGSHYQGQRGPTPSRSFVNFYRADVSK; via the coding sequence ATGCTATTAAGCGACCGTGACATCAAAGCTGCTTATCAGGAAAAGCGCATTTCGTTGGATCCTTGGACTCCTGAGATGGTTCAGCCCGCAAGCGTCGATGTGCGCTTGGATCGCTTCTTCCGCGTGTTCAACAATCACGAATACACCTATGTCGATCCTTCGGAAGATCAGGGTCAGCTCACGGAGCAGTTTGAAGTTCGCAATGGCGATCCGTGGATTCTGCATCCCGGTGAGTTCGTCTTGGGCTCGACATGGGAGTACATCAAGCTGGATGCGAGCATCGCCGCACGGCTCGAAGGCAAGAGTTCCCTCGGACGGCTTGGCATTCTCACCCATTCGACCGCAGGTTTTGTGGATCCGGGGTTTGAGGGACACATCACCCTGGAGCTTTCGAATGTGAGTACGTTGCCGGTCAAGCTGTGGCCAGGCATGAAGATTGGGCAGATGTGCTTCTTCAGCCTGTCTTCCCCTGCTGAGAACCCATATGGATCGACAGGGGTCGGCTCGCATTACCAGGGGCAGCGCGGACCGACTCCCTCTCGCTCATTCGTCAATTTCTATAGGGCTGACGTTTCAAAGTAG
- a CDS encoding cation-translocating P-type ATPase, with protein sequence MSEDKDPSLLDAQSVLSAMNVNASAGLSTDEAQRRLKEFGRNELESAPPVPKWKKFLEQFRDPLVYLLFVATGISVIAWFIERAQTTHGGEGSEALPFDAIVIVLILLLNAVLGYLQEAKAEKAVDALSKMTAPQTSVLRDGRVSHISTAELVPGDIMVLGEGDTVSADGRLISAASLRIAEASLTGESVPVGKKPETLEIAKALGDRTNMVFNGTAVTQGTGRAIITGTGMNTQVGKIADMLSQTEDETTPLQKEMAHVSKILGIAVCIIAVLVLVALATISGFHSTEDVIDSLLLAVSLAVAAVPEGLAAILTVVLALGVQRMAQHHAIVKKLSSVETLGSASVICSDKTGTLTRNEMTVERVVTPSGEVELTGTGYAPIGQMVGVDGSELDASAPQRLETLSTLAIGAIANDGDVRKADGSDEWTIVGDPTEVSLVVAARKVHADKQLESMRRIAEIPFTSERKRMSIIAEDRGDGNKLSVFAKGAPDVLLQYCTRIRVNGQVRRLTEGDRQTILAAVERLSGQAYRTLGQAYRPLGTSSLADVPEVRTNAAGQVSDISEQDETIEQDFIWTGMVGIIDPPRTEVRAAVAEAHRAGIRTVMITGDHPLTAARIASDLGIIEAGGQAKTGDEIDALPENDFDATTREVSVYARVAPEHKLKIVSSLQRQHNIVAMTGDGVNDAPAVKTADIGVAMGITGTEVTKESAKMILADDNFSTIVAAVREGRVIFDNIRKFLRYLLSSNVGEVLTVFGGVIFAGFLGITQQGVEGVTVPLLATQLLWINLLTDAAPALAMGVDPQTEDVMGRKPRGLHDRVIDRKMWGDIIFIGIVMAVVTLIGMDMHLSGGLFTDRSAEALGHDAQMVEARTMGFTILVFAQLFNAIASRSARQSAFVGLFTNTWLWGAIALSIALQLLVIYVPFLNTAFGTTPLSPWAWFECIALAALVLVASELRKLVLRAMNR encoded by the coding sequence ATGAGCGAGGACAAGGATCCTTCATTGCTTGACGCTCAGAGTGTCTTGTCTGCAATGAACGTCAATGCCTCAGCAGGGTTGAGCACAGACGAGGCACAACGCCGTTTGAAAGAATTCGGGCGTAACGAGCTTGAATCCGCGCCACCCGTGCCGAAGTGGAAGAAATTCCTCGAGCAGTTCAGGGATCCCTTGGTATACCTGCTGTTCGTCGCCACAGGCATATCGGTGATTGCATGGTTCATTGAACGCGCGCAGACGACGCATGGCGGTGAGGGGAGCGAAGCGCTTCCATTCGATGCCATCGTCATCGTGCTGATTCTTCTGCTCAACGCCGTGCTCGGCTATCTGCAGGAAGCCAAGGCAGAGAAAGCCGTGGACGCGCTATCGAAAATGACAGCACCACAGACTTCCGTCCTGCGCGATGGGAGAGTATCCCATATCAGCACTGCCGAACTGGTTCCAGGCGACATCATGGTTCTGGGAGAGGGCGATACCGTATCGGCTGACGGGCGTCTGATCAGTGCCGCCAGTCTGCGCATTGCAGAAGCCTCGCTGACCGGGGAATCGGTGCCTGTGGGCAAGAAGCCGGAGACACTTGAAATCGCGAAGGCTCTTGGTGACCGCACCAACATGGTTTTCAATGGCACAGCCGTAACACAGGGCACCGGCCGGGCAATCATCACCGGAACGGGAATGAACACGCAGGTCGGCAAGATTGCTGACATGCTGTCACAGACCGAGGATGAAACCACGCCACTACAGAAAGAGATGGCGCATGTTTCAAAGATTCTCGGCATCGCCGTGTGCATCATCGCAGTGCTGGTACTGGTGGCGCTCGCAACGATTTCAGGATTCCACAGCACCGAAGATGTGATTGATTCCCTGCTGCTTGCCGTATCGCTGGCCGTGGCAGCCGTTCCCGAGGGTCTTGCTGCAATTCTTACGGTCGTGCTGGCACTTGGCGTGCAGCGCATGGCTCAGCATCATGCCATCGTGAAGAAGCTGAGCTCAGTCGAAACCCTTGGCTCCGCATCAGTCATATGCTCTGACAAAACCGGAACGCTGACACGCAACGAGATGACCGTTGAACGAGTGGTCACACCCAGCGGCGAGGTTGAGCTGACCGGAACGGGCTATGCCCCAATCGGCCAGATGGTAGGGGTGGACGGCTCTGAACTTGATGCCAGCGCACCGCAGCGCCTTGAAACCTTAAGCACCTTGGCGATTGGGGCCATTGCCAACGATGGAGACGTGCGCAAGGCAGACGGCTCCGATGAATGGACGATTGTCGGCGATCCCACCGAAGTCTCCCTCGTGGTTGCCGCACGCAAGGTTCATGCCGATAAACAGCTTGAAAGCATGCGCAGAATTGCAGAGATTCCTTTCACCTCTGAAAGAAAGCGCATGTCCATCATTGCCGAAGACCGTGGCGATGGCAATAAGTTGAGCGTATTTGCCAAGGGCGCCCCGGACGTGCTGCTGCAATACTGCACCAGAATCCGCGTGAATGGTCAGGTTCGCAGACTTACCGAAGGTGATCGCCAGACGATACTCGCCGCAGTTGAACGACTGTCTGGTCAGGCATACAGAACGCTCGGTCAGGCATACCGCCCGCTCGGAACGTCTTCACTCGCCGACGTTCCAGAGGTGCGGACGAATGCCGCAGGCCAGGTGAGCGATATTTCCGAACAGGACGAAACGATTGAACAGGACTTCATCTGGACCGGCATGGTCGGAATCATTGACCCTCCACGCACGGAAGTTCGCGCAGCCGTTGCCGAAGCGCATCGAGCAGGTATCCGAACGGTGATGATCACCGGCGACCACCCGCTCACCGCAGCCCGCATCGCCAGCGACCTTGGCATCATCGAAGCCGGTGGGCAGGCCAAGACCGGAGACGAGATCGATGCGTTACCGGAGAACGACTTCGATGCCACGACGCGTGAAGTTTCCGTATACGCTCGTGTGGCTCCTGAACACAAGCTCAAGATCGTTTCTTCGCTGCAACGTCAGCACAATATCGTTGCGATGACTGGTGACGGTGTGAACGACGCTCCTGCGGTCAAAACGGCTGACATTGGCGTAGCCATGGGCATCACCGGAACCGAAGTCACGAAGGAATCGGCCAAGATGATTCTGGCCGATGACAATTTCTCGACCATCGTTGCTGCGGTGCGAGAGGGACGCGTCATCTTCGACAACATTCGCAAGTTCCTTCGCTACCTGCTCAGTTCCAACGTCGGCGAGGTGCTTACCGTCTTCGGTGGCGTTATCTTCGCCGGATTCCTTGGCATCACTCAGCAAGGGGTGGAAGGGGTGACCGTTCCCTTGCTCGCAACCCAGCTGCTGTGGATCAATCTGCTCACCGATGCAGCACCTGCTTTGGCGATGGGCGTTGACCCGCAGACCGAGGATGTCATGGGCAGAAAGCCTCGCGGCCTCCACGACCGTGTCATTGACCGCAAGATGTGGGGAGACATCATCTTTATCGGCATCGTTATGGCGGTAGTGACCCTGATCGGCATGGACATGCATCTGAGCGGCGGATTGTTCACGGATCGTTCAGCCGAGGCGCTGGGCCATGATGCGCAGATGGTCGAAGCCAGAACGATGGGCTTCACCATTCTGGTGTTCGCGCAGCTCTTCAACGCGATTGCGTCGCGGTCGGCACGACAGTCAGCATTTGTGGGGCTGTTTACCAACACATGGCTCTGGGGTGCCATTGCGCTATCAATCGCCCTGCAACTGCTCGTGATCTACGTGCCATTCCTCAACACGGCCTTTGGAACGACACCATTGAGTCCGTGGGCCTGGTTTGAATGCATCGCGCTCGCAGCCTTGGTACTCGTTGCGTCTGAACTGAGAAAGCTCGTGCTCCGGGCGATGAACCGCTAA
- a CDS encoding metal-sensitive transcriptional regulator, with the protein MEHGGTAHASVGYVKEKAKVVARMKRIEGQVRAITRMVEDERYCIDVLTQIAASDKALKAVAVELLDSHLDHCVRSAISQGGEEADEKVHEASAAIARLVRS; encoded by the coding sequence ATTGAGCACGGCGGCACCGCCCATGCCAGCGTTGGCTATGTGAAGGAGAAGGCCAAGGTCGTCGCACGGATGAAGCGCATCGAGGGGCAGGTTCGAGCCATCACCAGGATGGTTGAGGACGAAAGGTACTGCATCGACGTACTCACCCAGATTGCCGCATCAGACAAGGCTCTCAAAGCCGTCGCCGTTGAGCTTCTCGATAGCCATCTCGATCACTGCGTCAGGAGTGCGATCAGCCAGGGCGGTGAGGAAGCTGACGAGAAGGTTCATGAGGCAAGCGCAGCAATTGCACGCCTCGTTCGTTCATGA
- a CDS encoding DUF4032 domain-containing protein, with protein sequence MDPRVGNATSVDSMDETNGTHVAQALRITAASSNPKMFTLPWEKPLSQWPKDYLANLPRGISRHVVRFVHVGEDVYAMKEITRSVGEREYELLRRLQKLELPTVTPIAVVTGRHTPDGQELEAILVTKHLKFSLPYRALFARNLRADTAERLIDALAVLMVRLHLVGFYWGDVSLSNVLFLRDADSFAAFLVDAETGDLHPRLTDGQREYDIDLARTNIIGELMDLNSGNLLPADVDEVAVGDRLVERYQSLWGALTDVDSFNPNEMWKIEQRVNKLNDLGFDVDELEMKTAVDGNRVLVRPRVVDAGYASRKLLRLTGLDVQENQARRLLNDLDAYRASTWRQGEDLEIVATDWMREIFEPTVRMIPAEYRSQIEPAQFFHEILTDRWYLAEKAGHDIPMGDAVESYIEHVLPKYKIDEAAMKDINEEAESGVIDDEASYGDDNLDDDPDAAVWAS encoded by the coding sequence ATGGACCCACGGGTCGGTAACGCGACTTCCGTCGACTCGATGGATGAGACGAACGGGACACATGTAGCCCAAGCATTGCGGATTACAGCGGCAAGCTCGAATCCGAAGATGTTCACTCTTCCTTGGGAAAAGCCACTGTCACAGTGGCCAAAGGATTATCTGGCGAATCTGCCACGTGGCATCTCTCGGCACGTGGTGCGCTTCGTGCATGTCGGCGAGGATGTGTACGCAATGAAGGAGATAACGCGATCCGTGGGTGAGCGCGAATACGAACTGCTTCGACGCCTGCAGAAACTTGAATTGCCAACCGTCACACCCATTGCCGTGGTGACTGGCAGACATACGCCAGATGGGCAGGAGCTGGAAGCCATTCTGGTAACGAAACATCTCAAGTTCTCTCTGCCATATCGTGCATTATTCGCACGCAACCTTCGTGCCGACACGGCCGAGCGACTGATCGATGCCCTGGCTGTGCTGATGGTTCGTTTGCATCTGGTTGGTTTCTACTGGGGTGATGTTTCGCTTTCAAATGTACTGTTCCTCAGGGATGCCGACTCCTTCGCTGCATTTCTTGTCGATGCTGAAACTGGTGATTTGCATCCGAGACTTACCGATGGTCAGCGCGAATACGACATTGATCTGGCCCGCACCAACATCATCGGCGAATTGATGGATTTGAATTCCGGGAACCTTCTGCCGGCGGACGTCGATGAAGTCGCAGTCGGCGACAGGCTTGTCGAGCGTTATCAGTCCCTGTGGGGAGCGCTGACTGACGTCGATAGCTTCAACCCTAACGAGATGTGGAAGATAGAGCAGCGTGTCAACAAGCTCAACGATCTGGGTTTTGACGTTGATGAGCTGGAAATGAAGACCGCAGTCGACGGCAACAGAGTGCTGGTTCGCCCTCGTGTTGTCGATGCGGGATATGCCTCACGAAAGCTGCTGCGTCTGACGGGGTTGGACGTTCAGGAGAATCAGGCCAGAAGACTGCTTAACGATCTGGATGCCTACCGTGCCTCGACATGGCGCCAGGGCGAGGATCTGGAGATTGTTGCCACGGACTGGATGCGTGAAATATTCGAACCCACAGTGCGCATGATTCCTGCCGAATACCGTTCACAGATCGAACCGGCGCAGTTCTTCCATGAAATTCTGACAGACCGCTGGTATCTGGCGGAAAAAGCTGGGCATGACATCCCGATGGGCGATGCCGTTGAAAGCTATATTGAACATGTCTTGCCAAAATACAAAATCGATGAAGCTGCGATGAAGGATATCAACGAAGAGGCCGAAAGCGGTGTCATCGACGATGAGGCAAGCTATGGCGACGACAATCTCGACGATGATCCAGATGCAGCGGTGTGGGCTAGCTGA